The DNA sequence GGACGACGAGGTGCTGGGCGAGGAGGGCGGCGGCGCGGCGGGCGACGGCGTGACCTGGGTGGTCGACCCGATCGACGGCACGGTCAACTTCCTCTACGGGCTGCCGTGGTTCGCGGTGTCGGTGGCGGCGCAGGTCGACGGCGAATCGGTGGCCGGCGCGGTCGTGGAGCCGGCGAGCGGCCGCGTCTGGACGGCGGCCCGCGGTCAGGGCGCGTTCCTGGACGGCCGCCGGCTGGCGGTGTCGTCGCCTTCGCGGCTCGAGCTGACTTTGGTCGGCACCGGTTTCGCGTACGCGGCGGAGCGCCGGACGCGCCAGTCGCGCTTCGCGGCGGAGCTGCTGGGCCGGGTGCGGGACATCCGCCGCAACGGGGCGGCGTCCCTGGACCTGTGCGCGGTGGCGGCGGGCTGGCTGGACGCGTACGTGGAGCACGGCCTGCACCGCTGGGACTGG is a window from the Amycolatopsis sp. cg9 genome containing:
- a CDS encoding inositol monophosphatase family protein, with the translated sequence MSDVGVDESLLKSVAEQVATEAAELVREAWAGMADGRSVAVGTKSADTDVVTAVDHESERLVRARLASLRPDDEVLGEEGGGAAGDGVTWVVDPIDGTVNFLYGLPWFAVSVAAQVDGESVAGAVVEPASGRVWTAARGQGAFLDGRRLAVSSPSRLELTLVGTGFAYAAERRTRQSRFAAELLGRVRDIRRNGAASLDLCAVAAGWLDAYVEHGLHRWDWAAGALIAAEAGAVVSLPGSLPELGADATYAAAPSIADPLRELLAECGAAEV